The sequence below is a genomic window from Plasmodium sp. gorilla clade G2 genome assembly, contig: PADLG01_00_13, whole genome shotgun sequence.
ACAATCAATAGATATACTtggattatttttttgtaattcttGTAAATCGgaaatattacatttttctaAGACATCACTTGctttgctttttttttccttacaTGCTTGTGTTCCCCATTCTTTCAACCATCTCAAAAATTGATCCTCCTTTTCTTCATTAGGCAACATACAGTCTCTATACGTAATTGTTCCTCCACCTTTCACAAATCCACATAACATTGCGTGCCATACgtgtgttttatttttttcccaCCATTCTAACCGATAATCTTTTTCAttacattttaatttattttttgtaataaacctttttaaatttatacgAATTTTTTCGTTTAGAGTATCACTCATCATATCATCTCCTTTTATGATATTTCCTATATCCGCAAAACTATATTTTATTGCATATAATGACATATCTCTGTCAGCAGCATATTTTTCAGTTAACCATTTCGCTTCAGCTGCAGCACCCTTAAAAAGAGAATCCTTAAATTTTGTTTCTTGAGAACTAGGATAgaatttcatataatttttaaggcataaatatctttttcttGGAGGTATTAAAACTCCTGTATTTTTACCATCATCATTTTTCAGACTTATACTATTCCAAAGAGTATTTTCGTCATATGTTTTCTTGCGGCATTTATCATTACCATAGTGTTCACATTCTCTATTAGATCTAGCAGGGCATATATTCAAACTATCGTAAGGATTAACAATATCAgtttttttatgaacaactgatataattttttcatcagGTATACTTATTTTAACAGGACAAGGACATTTAACGTCTATTTCTTTTGGAAGTTTATTGAAAACGTTGTTAACAGTAGTATTATCTCTATTATGAAGGCATTCGCATTTTTTATCGCAATTATGTTTCCAAAATTCATGAAGTTCCTTACCTTTCTTTTCAGAAAATTtgtcaaatatattatcatatttagcATACTGTTTTATATAGAAACCATGCCACTTTTGCAAAtctttcttatatttattacattcATGTTGGCATTTACTTTTTTGTTCAGACATTGCTTTTTCGCAAGAATCAAATGAACACTCTTCCTTTAGcgtctttaattttttttcttgatgGAAACAAAACATTTCTCCCCATTCAATAAGCCATCGTAAAAATTCATTACCTTTATCATTGTTAGGTAACATACACATATTTTCgtcaattttattttcagaAGTGGCATCTTTATAACCACACAACATAGCATTCCATACATCtgctttatatttattccatAATTGATCATAATTCTCAACATCGCGGGGCAATTTAATCTTATTGGAATGAACAACTTTtgttaacatattttttatattttcgtACCCACTGAAATGTTTGTATTCTGTTGTTCCTTGTACTAAATTACCATAATCGGCATAAGATCTTTTCATTGCTTCTATAGTATActtttttacattattaatTGATAATGACATACCATTTTTTGTCTGCATGACTTTATATTCAttgtaataatttaataaattttttgctTCATTGTATGCATCTTTTTGTATTGCTTGATCGAACATTTCTTCTGTTATATCGTTTTGTGATATACTACTTCTTTCATTTGCTaagttttttatattatccaaACATAAATCTGTTCGTCTTATAGGAATATAGTATTTCTCTGCAGCATGTAGTTCCCATTTTGTTATTTCTCCCataagatttttttttgtacaatTATTTGATGTTGTAAGAGAATCCTTTTTTAAATCTTCACACGTCATTTGCTTTGTAGTACGATCAGAAGGatgtacattattattaggtTTATTATTGTCATGACAAGCAGAATTCTTCGTATTTTTAGGTTGTGGACATaaacattttgtttttatttgtttattttcaCCTTCTAAGCTTTCCATAGGATTATCCCACTTATTTTCCTCATTAAAATTATCTATTATGcatttacatttttcatCAGAACATGCCTCTTTTATGTAGGAAACAGCGTCTTTTCCTTCTGTTCCCACATATGaaagatttttattttttttatctgcCTCATATTTagttttttgatttttatattgATCTCTCCATCTCTCCACAAATTGCTTATATAGAACACATTCCTTTTCGcaattttctcttttttcagCATCGTTGTATTTGACACTTCCATTGTTACACTCATAGGAAGTGCATGCTTCTTTGAGTTTAGATATGTACTGTTTATAATTCCTACAATAATCTTCGGACCATTCAGTAAACCATCGTAAAAATTGTGGAACCTCATCATCAGTACCTATATTAATCCCATCCTTACAGTCGTTTTCACACGTCATCGCTTGCCATACTTTCGACTTCTTTTGATTCCACCAGTTATTACGTTCATCCAATATTTTGCTCTCACGAGCTGTTGTCGTACCACCACTACCATTAATTTCATCTTTAAATATggagtatatttttttttctgttctCTCAACGAATGGTCCTCGTCTCAAATCAGTACCTTTAACTATATCTCCCAAATCATAAAAACTACGTTCTAAAGCTTTACATAATTCATCATTCTTTCCAGTAGTTTCATGTGtacctttatttttttcgtcataatgtttttttaaatatttagcCTCCGTGTTTGCTGCAAACATCAATTCATTCAATAAAGTGTCTTTGTCCGTTGCATGTAGCCATATGTTTCCAACACAAAGTTTTTGTCGTCGAGGAGGGGCGAAGACTCCACGTATAGGTTGTCCATTTTCATCTATACGTATATTTCTTGATGTCCATACCACACCGtcaaaatttttttgatGACAACTAGATATCTTAGATGGAGTATTAAGCTTTGCACACGGGTTAGTGCTGATTGCTTCGTCTACAGGATCATCAGTAGTATCAATAGAAGCATCTGGTGTTTGGTGTGTTGCTGACGAAGATGATGATGGCGTTGTAGAACACTCGCATATTGATTGTTTATCTCCATATTCATTTGTAGTTTCAAATAAAGTTTTAAAAACTGTTTTAGAACATGTGTCACGATAAATGAATTTCAAGTATGTTGAAGGAATCAAATAAGTTTCCAAAAAtgtttcatcatcatcttcattattatattgtgaTTTGTTTGCTTCATATTTTTGTGATAATATGTtccattctttttttcttttatctatccatgttttatatttttcgcATTCTGCATtacaattaatattattacatgtactattaatattatcacatTTATTATTGCAATTGCTGCATTTTTTGTTCAAATTTTCCAATCCCATTATATGTTCTATACATGTATTTACTCCCCATTCATTGAACCATCTTAAAAATTGTTGTTTTTCATCAGGTGCTGTTGTACTGGCATCTTTGCACTTATTGTGTACACATTTTGTCATCACGTCccatattttgtttttgttcGTTTCCCACCAACCTTTTCGAAATTCAAGAACATCTTTATATAGTATGGGTTTATTATAAAGTGTAacattattcattttattatagaaTTCGTATAGTTTTTCAAAAATTTTGGAAAGTTGCACTTCTGCAACTTTTGCATTACCCCATATATTTGTACCTTTAATTAAATCTCCTAAATCATGATAACTTCGTACGATTTCAGCGCACGCTGTTGAATTTTTAGTTCTGCGGCTACCTGCTTTTTTATGAAGTTCCCACAATTGATTTCTTTCTAAACTTGCTGTGAGTAAAACTTCCGTCAACAAATTATTATTGatttctttaaatttttcCTCGTCACTTGCAGCactactattactatttaaaattttgttaGCAATTTCATTTTGATCTAAATATCCTAAACATATTTCTTGAACTCGTGGGGGAACACAAGGGCTTTCTTTTTCGTTACCTTTATTGTCTTTACATTGCCACGGTTTATGTCCCGATTTTTCTGAACCACTTGTCGTTCCTCCACTTCCATAATGAATACCACATAGTGTGTTTGTGCTTACTTGATTATGACCACCACGATCTTTATTAATTGCAGATTTATCTGTACTCAACGTGCACAAATCTACATTTTTTCCTAATTTCCCTTCAAGTACTGGATTGGGGGTATTGCTTGGAGTTCGGTCTTTACATTTACATTCATTTTCATATTCGTGTGGTTGAGAACGAAATGCATACTCATTGTCATTGTTGTTATTTTCGTTGAAATCTTTCTGTTTAGCGTCTATGCAATACGTATTACCTCGCATTGACTTTACATACTCTGAAACATTTTCATAATCAGGTTTTCCTTCATTTTTAAGTTTTACGAAAAAATCTTCAAGTTTTTCATGAATTGCATCACCACCACTACCACTGCAATTTGTAGCATAATAAAATTCCtggtatttatttttttgtgttatCCAATGATGTTTCCACGTTGTAACATGTCGAGAATATTCTTCACACATACTTGAACAAATATGACATTTATCATTGTCATTCATACATTGTTTAGTagaattttcatttttacatTGTTCACATTGTTCCTTCACGAAATTATAGTCTGTTTTTAGTTGTTTACAATAACATTCGCTCCACTCAGTCATCCAGCGTAATTTTTGCGGAATATAATCATCTACAGGTACAAAATTTGGGTCATCACGACCGCATTTACTTTCATAAAATTGATATTCTCCCTTAGAATTAAGCGTATATAGACCAGCAGAATCTGGTGTAATACATGTCATCGCTTTCCATATTTGTTCTCTGTTTGCTTCCCACCAATCTTCACGTAAcactttataattatttaaactaGAATATTTGCTTTTGATATTATCATCTTTCTCGTGaatctttttaaatatgtctatcaatttattttctaaCTGTTTCATTTCACCGTTTTCAGTCCATAAATCTCTTCCTCTAATTATATCTCCTATATCGGCAAAACTGTACTTCATGGCATTACAAATACTCGAAGTGTCATCATAGAGTTTACGTGATATGAACTCTCCCTCATATTTAGCCGCCAGCAACACATCTCCCAAAAAAGAGTCATTAACATTACTACCTTTTAGTCCGCGGGTCCTATTCACATCTAAATTTTCTAAATTTGATGTGCACATATCTAATCTTCTTGGAGGAAATAATACATCTTTGTGGTTAATATTAGCATCGGTACGCGTTGTCCATGGTTTTCCTATATTAAATCTATCTTGTTTATCTCCACCTTTACCTGTACATGGACCATCTTCCCCACGAGTATCATTCGTATGTGTATCTTTATCAAGCTGGCAAATCTGGTCCTTATTGAGGTTACTTTCATTTCCACTCCTTCCAAATTTCGCTTTGGATATATCCCCTTTCAacttattaatatcattatccAATCGACGTATTGCGTCATTACGTGCATCCTCCTGTAACTTCTTTGCAATTTCATATACTGACATACCACCACTAGCTCGCGCCATTTTCGTTACATGTggtatgaatatatttgttgaattttcattttacatatattattttgtgctGCTAGTTTAATAAattctataatatttttataaattcatgatcttcacatatatttatcCATTTATCTCctacatttaaaatatattaggtacttgtattttttataaggTTTTGCcattttcataaatataataactaattttatataatttgggATTTTTAATTGtgtgtttattatatacagtcttatatacacatataaatatttttttgctaattatttaaaatatatatattaattattatttcaatagaagctaatattatttacattaatatataaatatctaaATAACTATTATTAGAACTAATGGTAGTATtactattaattttattagtGATAGTACTAATTTTAgtattaaattttaatttttttcatttatgttttttcagttattcaaaaaaaaaaaaaaaaataggacACATGAACAATAATCTATAAATTTAACATATTTAAAGTAATACTAATgacaaatatacaaaaatatctactaagaaatatatatatatgtatatatgcaAACAATACATATGAGATAAAAATACGTATgatacaataatatatattaaaataatataaaataatttatattattaaaatataaaagaaggcatactataattatatatatatgtatatgattTATCTCTCCATCCAACTATATGTAGTACATGTTGtagataatttaataaaacaataatttttctatatatacaattatagaaatgaatatatataataagtttttattaatttaatattgaagaattttgtatacatataatagaatacatttattatatattaatattggaggaaaaataaaataaaaaaatcttaatatatttatacataaaataaaaagaaaaccaattaaaattataaaaaaaaaaaaaaaaaacaaaaaaaaaaaaagaaaacaaaaaccaacaaacaatataattatattaaaataaaaaagttttatcatttttttttttttatttgttccaCGTATACgttacatttaatatattacttctaattattatattcattatatttcttgtcattttattatgaagttgaataaaataacaaaaaatgtaataaattaatatatatatatatatatataaacttaaTATTGTAGGTACATATATTcgaattaataataattttattgaagttcatttataaaaataaatttatattaaaatactACTCCCttacttatattatatatatatatatatatatatataggtaaTATTCTTATGTATGACTAACATTCATAATCTGTTTAccatataacaaaaatattataacaaaaaaaaaaaactttaatatattaaaatattcaaaaaaaaaaaaaaaaaaacttctctaaaaatacttttattccttttctttttattatatataacttttttttctgCTTATTCACGTTTAAAACAATTCTCCTATACTTAATAGATAGATTCTAATTAAACATAAGTAGTTGTAtgatatgtattataaaatgatataattatcatcataattattatgatcgTTATATTATGACAGTTCGATcgtcatatataattttttaaagtaAATATTCATTAGGTTTTTTTCAACacacattataatatatgatgatataattattatggtttctacatatatatatatatatatatttatgtagtcaggaatatatataaattattaatagaattattaattttttcttttttttattatgatatatattttttatatttttctaaaatatttattccaCAAAAAATTTAATGCAATGTGGATCTATATTTTACGTTAGAATAATTATAGCATCATttaatgatattaaaaaattatctataatttatgaaaagacattgaaaataaaattagaaaTAATGATTAGATTTTAAAATACTTTATCAAGAAATTTATTGCACATTTAACAttagaataatatgaacGTTTTACGTATTTAACtactttttattaatattattagaaaaatatgatattcAGTATGTAATATGAGATATTTTCAGAATAAATAATtcttagatatatatatatatatatatatactttcctatattattattacaataataataaaaaatattataatataaattagaacctcttatatataatatatttactaaTTTATAATTGCTATAGAACTATAAcgtatcattataatatataattatattactatttaatactaataatatatatttatattaatcattttgtacaatattatattattatatatattacacattCAAATAGATTATAATatagatttattttttctttatatttatattctataaatatatagacatCATTTGCAACAAATAACTGTATCAATttataacaaatattatttaataaaaatccattatgataatatatatgtaaatagaAAACACCAAATGGTATTGAAAGTTTtagatttatattatataaagggCAGCCAATAAAATGTTTGAACATTATACATACAGAAGCAtaggaacatatatatattatattagttatattatacgcattatttaaattgtatattttatattgaacaaaaacatttttcaaatttcatttattgtgaatcaaaataataaaaatatgttttggTTTAtacacattattatatatatacataataatttatggttcatatataagtatataatgTTAAAATAGTTTTTATTAAGTACATAATAAATGTTGtctatttcattttaaaagTTATTCAGTATATACTTCCTTcttttttaacaaaaaataattattattaaaaaaaaaaaaaaaaaaaaaaaaaaaaaaatgccaaaaaaatgtataaaattcTAAAAACATCTAactattatatgatattgatgtataattatgaaaaagtAATTTATTTCATGTCAAATACAAAaagacaatatatatatattattattcatacatataaaaagaaaaataataattgattttatttattttttttttttacttcattatattatatattcaaaatcattattgtaattattatttataattgcacagtacatatttttaatatatatttataaatatatatatagatatatattaattataaagaaatacAAATCAAAACAGTATTGAgtttttgtaaaatataaaaaatatatatattatatgaaaatattttttgaaaaaaaatggaaaatatgaatgatgctataagaatatattaacaaagatgaaaaaaaaaaaaaattaacgcAGTATTATAATCTAACatctataataataatatatatatattttccacTATGTATAAATAGGTGCAATTGTTATTAAGTATTTAatacaatttattttttattattttttttaattttaaaatatactgTTTTTTCAATACAATATGGTTATCGTTTTAATAcggttaatatatatattatgaaagaACTAAAATATCTTAtttgaatttattattattattttattttatatttaatttttatatatacatctataagaaattgtaaaaaaaaaaaaaaaaaaaaaaaaaaaaacgtttcaaatatattttaaaaaaaaataaaaaaaaaataaaataataaaagaaaataataaaacaaaccaataacatatattttaattattaattttaaatattattattaattgtttttaaattgacaaaaataatttttctaaaAATCTATTgtctaattttatataatttaatttttaattttttcttttctttttttttttatttatttatttgtaccTGCACCGACATTAAAAAGGAACGAAacgatatatatttttttttacatttaatgTTGGAAGCTACGTttctgttttattttatgatatttattttatgttcttttcattaaattacctatctatttttattaattaaattatttattttaattatttattttatgttatttattggtaataattaaattatttatttatttgtattaatgaaattatttatttatttgaattaattaaaaaattaggaATTATGCATAATTATGCATTGTAATAAAcgtaaaagaaattaaatatgGGAAAATTGacttatatttcatatttattatatatcttcCTCCTTATATTTAGAATTTGTTTCTTTCGAAATagatgaaattataaaaatggtaATTATTGGTTTTGTTCATATATgtgaaaattaaaaaatttgtctggtaaaaaaatattattccattatatatatgtataataattcatatacagacatatatataatatttttgtgtaCTCCTTTTTGAATAcgctttttatttttttttatttgtattctGGGTTATTTTATTCTGTAcgtttttaaatatatatcgtAATGATATTTGAGTACGCATTAATATGTAATTTGtactaaaaattatatacatgtaaACATTAATAGTAAAAAATGGTTTcatttcataaaatattttttttcattctaacattcattttatatttaaatgaaaaggCAATATGTTCcataaatgataaagaaaatgacaATGAAACTGTAACTAGTAGTCACAATGtacaatataatgataatatcgATCAATTAAAATCGATGATTGGAAATGATGAActacataaaaatttaacaatattagaaaaattaattttagaatcattagaaaaagataaattaaaatatcctCTCCTTAAACAAGGAACAGAAGAATTGTTAGATATATCgaaatttcaaaaaaaaaatatttccgATACCAATGATGAATCTTACATCGTACCTACGATCCAATCGACATTTCATGATATGGTAAAATACGAACATCTTATGAAAAAACAATTAATAGAAATTTATAATTCTGATATTTcagatataattaaaaaaaaaatatttattgtacGAACattaaaaacaataaaattaatgCTTATACCATTAGATTCGTacaaacaaaataatgatttGAAAACTGCACTcgaagaattaaataatgtttttataGCAAAAGATGTACAAgagaaaaaaacaattagTCCAATAGGTGACCACGAAACGTtttttagaaatatattatttcgtGTGTATGATATTCAACAGTCGCACGacatagaaaataaatacgATACAATTATACTTGATGATACCAAAATAGATGTAATGGATacaaatgattttttttttacgacCAATTccaatataaattttatggaAGCTTTAGATGATATAACAAATCAATATGGATTAGGGTTGATTAATCATTTGGGTCCTCATCTaataggtatatatatatacataaatatatatatatatatatccacatatacatatttacatttatatacatatatatgtatatattttttttttatagccCTGGGACATTTTATTGTATTAAAATTAGcacttaaaaattataacaattaTTTCCAAGCAAAaagtataaaattttttagttGGCAAAAAATTTTACAGTTCTCCATGTCTGATCGATTTAAGGTTCTTGACATGATGTGTGACCACGAATCCGTGTATTACTccgaaaaaaaaagaagaaaaacatACTTGAAAGTTGATAGATCACACACATCTATggaatgtaatatattagaatatctaatacattattttaataaatatcaattagaaataattaaaacTACACAAGATACTGATTTTGATTTACACGGGATGATggaacataaatatataaaagattatttcttttcatttatgTGTAATGATCCTAAagaatgtattatttatcatacgaaccaatttaaaaaagaagcCAACGAAGAAAACACGTTTCCTGAACAGGAAGAACCTAATCGTGAAATAAGTgcctataatatatatttgaattattattatttcatgaAACGTTACAGTTGTTATGGAACAAAAAAAACCTTATATGtccatttattaaatttaactGGACTTttaagtaataaaaaataaatatatatatacatatatatgtgattatatatatatatatatatatatatatgtttttttttttttttttttttttttagattatGATACAAGAGCTTATGTCACATCACTTTATTTACCAGGATATTACAACagtaagtatatatatatgtgtgtataagtgtatataatataaatatcatcatatattatattattttttttttagctgTCGAAATGTCATTTACTGAAGAGAAGGAGTTTTCTACCCTTTTTGAAAACttattaaaatgtaaataaaaatatatatatatatatatatatatacatatacatatatacatatatatacatatatattgatagGTATTGAGAAATGTCATTTACATCAACCAAACACATTATCAAAAGATAGTAATTTCCTCAACGATGTATCCAAATGCGATGTATGCAAAGGAGCCTTCTTATATTCTAAcagtaatataaaaagatacataagtggatatatatacataaatacatacatatttatatatatattttgtttagtGAAATTTGATGAAGTTCCTTCGATGGTACAgaaattttatgtatatttaactAAAGGTCTCAAAATACAAAAAGTATCATCATTAATGAGAACGTTAGATATTTATCAAGAGTACAGTAATTTCTTATCTCATGATATTAATTGGTAcacattcttatttttatttagacTTACAAGTTTTAaaggtaataaaaatatacatataaatatataaatatatgtacacacacacatatatatatatatttatttatagataTTTCAACCAAAAATGTCGCTGAAGCAATGTATTTAAACATAAAAGATGAAGATACGTTCAACAGAACCGTCGTAACAAACT
It includes:
- a CDS encoding erythrocyte membrane protein 1, PfEMP1, putative, with the translated sequence MARASGGMSVYEIAKKLQEDARNDAIRRLDNDINKLKGDISKAKFGRSGNESNLNKDQICQLDKDTHTNDTRGEDGPCTGKGGDKQDRFNIGKPWTTRTDANINHKDVLFPPRRLDMCTSNLENLDVNRTRGLKGSNVNDSFLGDVLLAAKYEGEFISRKLYDDTSSICNAMKYSFADIGDIIRGRDLWTENGEMKQLENKLIDIFKKIHEKDDNIKSKYSSLNNYKVLREDWWEANREQIWKAMTCITPDSAGLYTLNSKGEYQFYESKCGRDDPNFVPVDDYIPQKLRWMTEWSECYCKQLKTDYNFVKEQCEQCKNENSTKQCMNDNDKCHICSSMCEEYSRHVTTWKHHWITQKNKYQEFYYATNCSGSGGDAIHEKLEDFFVKLKNEGKPDYENVSEYVKSMRGNTYCIDAKQKDFNENNNNDNEYAFRSQPHEYENECKCKDRTPSNTPNPVLEGKLGKNVDLCTLSTDKSAINKDRGGHNQVSTNTLCGIHYGSGGTTSGSEKSGHKPWQCKDNKGNEKESPCVPPRVQEICLGYLDQNEIANKILNSNSSAASDEEKFKEINNNLLTEVLLTASLERNQLWELHKKAGSRRTKNSTACAEIVRSYHDLGDLIKGTNIWGNAKVAEVQLSKIFEKLYEFYNKMNNVTLYNKPILYKDVLEFRKGWWETNKNKIWDVMTKCVHNKCKDASTTAPDEKQQFLRWFNEWGVNTCIEHIMGLENLNKKCSNCNNKCDNINSTCNNINCNAECEKYKTWIDKRKKEWNILSQKYEANKSQYNNEDDDETFLETYLIPSTYLKFIYRDTCSKTVFKTLFETTNEYGDKQSICECSTTPSSSSSATHQTPDASIDTTDDPVDEAISTNPCAKLNTPSKISSCHQKNFDGVVWTSRNIRIDENGQPIRGVFAPPRRQKLCVGNIWLHATDKDTLLNELMFAANTEAKYLKKHYDEKNKGTHETTGKNDELCKALERSFYDLGDIVKGTDLRRGPFVERTEKKIYSIFKDEINGSGGTTTARESKILDERNNWWNQKKSKVWQAMTCENDCKDGINIGTDDEVPQFLRWFTEWSEDYCRNYKQYISKLKEACTSYECNNGSVKYNDAEKRENCEKECVLYKQFVERWRDQYKNQKTKYEADKKNKNLSYVGTEGKDAVSYIKEACSDEKCKCIIDNFNEENKWDNPMESLEGENKQIKTKCLCPQPKNTKNSACHDNNKPNNNVHPSDRTTKQMTCEDLKKDSLTTSNNCTKKNLMGEITKWELHAAEKYYIPIRRTDLCLDNIKNLANERSSISQNDITEEMFDQAIQKDAYNEAKNLLNYYNEYKVMQTKNGMSLSINNVKKYTIEAMKRSYADYGNLVQGTTEYKHFSGYENIKNMLTKVVHSNKIKLPRDVENYDQLWNKYKADVWNAMLCGYKDATSENKIDENMCMLPNNDKGNEFLRWLIEWGEMFCFHQEKKLKTLKEECSFDSCEKAMSEQKSKCQHECNKYKKDLQKWHGFYIKQYAKYDNIFDKFSEKKGKELHEFWKHNCDKKCECLHNRDNTTVNNVFNKLPKEIDVKCPCPVKISIPDEKIISVVHKKTDIVNPYDSLNICPARSNRECEHYGNDKCRKKTYDENTLWNSISLKNDDGKNTGVLIPPRKRYLCLKNYMKFYPSSQETKFKDSLFKGAAAEAKWLTEKYAADRDMSLYAIKYSFADIGNIIKGDDMMSDTLNEKIRINLKRFITKNKLKCNEKDYRLEWWEKNKTHVWHAMLCGFVKGGGTITYRDCMLPNEEKEDQFLRWLKEWGTQACKEKKSKASDVLEKCNISDLQELQKNNPSISIDCKNATDAYMQWIYNTRVSWKGLSNKYKNDKENKNDTIYTGIPYKTAKDYLDIRCDGCNCNLDDLDEVYNKDIVPEIDEIIKTIHKAKRDLPNGGWGIYWGEWKPPTWHEFQWPTIPIPEIIWNWIPSVDDVLKNVSDEIKKGVQSIDSVISKFSDTSNKSLNDAKRILDRVLELGKAIINTLENTEQKQDTPKPAPPKIEPEPNPRAATIPQQDEPSVPINNILSSTLPVGISFALGSIALLFYMKKLGPTNLFRVIDIPQNDYNIPTEKASNRYIPYGKYKGKTYIYMEGDEPDDYVRDISSSDITSSSESEYEEVNINDIYGYKSPKYKTLIEVVLKPSKNSNVQDTHDDTPYTQNVPPSDLHTNKWTEEEWNQMKDDFISQYLQNIPKDLPNENTIGNNMYKDIQPNIMDVNNDEKPFITKIQDRVLHDDSDVVSYNIDRNIPKQNDITNTITDYPKYVSNDLYSGIDLINDSLNHNHNVDIYDELLKRKENELFEAKHK